In Intestinibacillus sp. Marseille-P6563, a single genomic region encodes these proteins:
- a CDS encoding N-acetylmuramoyl-L-alanine amidase family protein, translated as MRGLSLLLAALLLTGCSAAPQASSSAPAASSAPADEAVSSVVEPEPQPVPEPEPGPLAGMIVCLDPGHGITDAHAQEPISPLSDETKAAYVSGASGEQITEEALNLQVALGLRDKLLALDAQVILTRETNEATVSNIERAQIANEAGATCCIRIHADGIDDRSVHGVSVLIPAGELLGTPSIVQPSRTLGQLMVDAVAAQTDAKNRGLTERRDLTGFNWSEVPCVLLEMGFLSNPDEESRMIDPAYQQQIIEGVAQALIQWRAQSS; from the coding sequence ATGCGCGGCCTTTCCCTCCTGCTGGCGGCCTTGCTGCTTACCGGCTGCAGCGCGGCCCCGCAGGCTTCGTCTTCGGCACCGGCTGCCTCGTCCGCCCCGGCGGACGAGGCGGTTTCTTCGGTTGTCGAACCCGAACCCCAGCCGGTCCCGGAACCCGAACCCGGTCCGCTGGCGGGCATGATCGTCTGTCTGGACCCCGGCCATGGCATCACCGATGCCCATGCCCAGGAGCCCATCTCTCCCCTGTCAGACGAAACTAAGGCAGCCTATGTCAGCGGCGCCTCGGGCGAACAGATCACCGAGGAAGCGCTCAATCTGCAAGTCGCGCTTGGCTTGCGGGACAAGCTCCTCGCCCTGGATGCCCAGGTCATCCTGACCCGGGAGACCAACGAAGCCACGGTATCCAACATCGAGCGCGCCCAAATCGCCAACGAAGCCGGGGCGACCTGCTGCATCCGCATCCATGCCGACGGCATCGACGACCGGTCGGTGCACGGGGTGTCGGTCCTCATCCCGGCGGGCGAGTTGCTGGGTACGCCCTCCATTGTCCAGCCCAGCCGGACCCTTGGGCAGCTGATGGTCGATGCGGTCGCCGCGCAGACGGACGCCAAAAACCGCGGCCTGACCGAGCGCCGCGACCTGACCGGCTTTAACTGGTCGGAGGTGCCCTGTGTACTGCTGGAAATGGGGTTTCTGTCCAATCCAGATGAAGAAAGCCGGATGATCGATCCGGCCTATCAACAACAAATCATCGAGGGCGTTGCCCAGGCACTCATCCAGTGGCGGGCGCAATCCTCGTAA
- the prfA gene encoding peptide chain release factor 1, with translation MFDQLDAVIHRFEELEARLSAPGLYDDPAAAAALLKERGDLELIVVAARAYHAAEQQKAEAEEMLGDPDLKELAQDELRQAKDDLERLEGELKILLLPRDPNDDKNIIVEIRGGAGGEESALFAHSLYRMYTMYAEKRGWTVELLSMSETELGGCKEVVFQISGDQVYSRMKFESGVHRVQRVPETESQGRVHTSTVTVAVLPEAEEVDFAINPADLKIDTFRSSGAGGQHINKTESAIRITHLPTGMVVECQDERSQHKNKDKAMRVLRTRLYEAELEKQNAAIAADRKNQVGTGDRAERIRTYNFPENRVSDHRIKLTLYKLGQFMDGDLDDVIDALVTADTAAKLQAQS, from the coding sequence ATGTTCGATCAGCTAGATGCGGTGATTCACCGCTTTGAAGAATTGGAAGCCCGCCTGTCGGCGCCTGGCCTGTATGATGACCCGGCAGCCGCGGCGGCGCTGCTCAAAGAGCGGGGCGACCTGGAACTCATTGTGGTTGCCGCGCGCGCGTATCATGCCGCCGAGCAGCAAAAGGCCGAAGCCGAAGAAATGCTGGGCGACCCGGACCTGAAAGAACTGGCGCAGGACGAGCTGCGGCAGGCCAAAGACGATCTGGAGCGGCTAGAAGGCGAACTGAAAATCCTGCTGTTGCCCCGCGACCCCAACGACGACAAGAACATCATCGTGGAAATCCGCGGCGGTGCGGGCGGCGAAGAATCGGCGCTGTTTGCCCATTCGCTCTACCGGATGTATACCATGTATGCCGAAAAGCGCGGCTGGACGGTCGAACTGCTCAGCATGAGTGAAACCGAACTGGGCGGCTGCAAGGAAGTCGTGTTTCAGATTTCCGGCGACCAGGTCTATTCGCGTATGAAGTTTGAATCGGGTGTGCACCGCGTCCAGCGAGTGCCCGAAACCGAGAGTCAGGGCCGTGTGCATACCTCGACGGTCACGGTAGCCGTGCTGCCCGAAGCCGAAGAGGTCGACTTTGCCATCAATCCGGCTGACCTCAAAATCGATACCTTCCGCTCGTCGGGTGCCGGCGGCCAGCACATCAACAAGACCGAATCGGCCATCCGCATCACCCACCTGCCAACCGGTATGGTGGTCGAATGCCAGGACGAACGCAGCCAGCACAAGAACAAAGACAAAGCCATGCGTGTGCTGCGCACCCGTCTGTATGAAGCCGAACTCGAAAAGCAGAATGCAGCCATCGCGGCCGACCGCAAAAATCAGGTTGGCACCGGCGACCGTGCCGAGCGCATCCGCACCTACAATTTCCCGGAAAATCGCGTATCCGACCACCGCATCAAGCTGACGCTGTATAAACTGGGCCAGTTTATGGACGGCGATCTGGACGACGTCATCGACGCGCTTGTCACCGCGGACACGGCAGCCAAATTGCAGGCCCAATCCTAA
- a CDS encoding WG repeat-containing protein: MKKYLLSILFAAAVLTASAAAADLFPVENIAADGYTSWGYMDESGTQAIPYQYTSASAFNEEGFATVTDSTGCLAVIDETGNAVIPLRAAPEEVDFGDNAIAFRYDGYTIYFDKQGQELGQVEGAAGFLSADGLLAVQAEDGAWGYVSRDGTQVIAPAYRQAGEFSDGYAVVQLMDSPGYAVIDTEGNEILLPSGAAPLYMEVYGGQTVILTNGNRHALYALPSKTDPEAETTEEQEQAPTGSYLTDYIYQELSPFYDGCAMARQNNRWGIIGLDGNASVPFQYNYMSYMGEGVYAVRSDDGSVAAIDASGGIIYRTYGYVGGFDTITHGVAWHGTMDNGIIFFSKVGGYITKLTNAENPTILTDDIALVTIGGKRQYVRLHDKKTLYSPERSYDLGYCKITTTSYEKYLGTDQNGNEYGWYVTYPVVSGMSDKTVQSKVNSAIESFFLTGPSASAQRTPLTGSYGVRLVGRLLVVWADCISGSGDGATVWNDNVAIDLATGQTYSVVTDLFTKDYADVVKDLLPEDIPFYLFSYPRITDRGASFFYNVPQDSANGQRAPSSKEYALTFDQLRSVMRTDSECYKALNGNAIGTLDQYTGYTDVPAGHWAYAAIQAVTEADLMHGNDVKFEPDAAITGAEVAAVMVRLLDIDTSAIAPPDGAPWYYVETTAAQKAGLMEGLGSPIEYAAPMTREDAMQVLANALMAQGQSKLTEAEIQTQLAAFSDANEVSSGRRAAVALCVKTGLVVGSEGKLDPQQTFTRAQFAQILSQMLPAED; this comes from the coding sequence ATGAAAAAGTACCTTTTGTCGATCCTATTTGCAGCAGCAGTGCTGACCGCGTCCGCAGCGGCGGCCGATCTGTTCCCGGTGGAGAACATCGCAGCAGACGGTTACACCAGCTGGGGCTACATGGACGAGTCGGGCACGCAGGCCATTCCCTATCAATATACGAGCGCTTCGGCGTTCAACGAAGAGGGCTTTGCGACCGTGACCGACAGCACCGGCTGCCTGGCAGTGATCGACGAAACCGGCAATGCCGTGATTCCGCTGCGTGCAGCGCCCGAAGAAGTGGACTTTGGCGACAATGCCATTGCCTTCCGTTACGATGGCTATACCATCTATTTTGACAAGCAAGGTCAGGAACTGGGCCAGGTGGAAGGCGCTGCTGGATTCCTGTCCGCAGACGGACTGCTGGCCGTGCAGGCCGAAGATGGCGCGTGGGGCTATGTGTCCCGGGACGGCACCCAAGTGATCGCCCCGGCCTATCGGCAGGCCGGCGAATTTTCCGACGGCTATGCGGTGGTCCAGCTCATGGACAGCCCGGGCTATGCGGTCATTGACACAGAGGGCAACGAAATTCTTCTGCCGTCCGGTGCAGCCCCGCTGTATATGGAAGTCTACGGCGGCCAGACGGTCATTTTGACCAACGGCAACCGGCATGCGCTGTATGCGCTGCCCAGCAAGACCGACCCCGAAGCCGAGACCACCGAAGAACAGGAGCAGGCCCCCACCGGGTCCTACCTCACCGATTACATCTATCAGGAGCTTTCTCCTTTTTATGATGGCTGCGCCATGGCGCGGCAGAACAACCGCTGGGGCATCATCGGCCTGGATGGCAATGCGTCGGTGCCCTTCCAGTATAATTACATGTCCTATATGGGCGAAGGCGTATACGCCGTCCGTTCGGACGACGGCTCGGTCGCAGCCATTGACGCCAGCGGCGGCATCATCTACCGCACCTATGGCTATGTGGGCGGGTTTGATACCATCACCCACGGCGTAGCCTGGCATGGCACCATGGACAACGGCATCATCTTTTTCTCCAAAGTGGGCGGCTACATCACCAAGCTGACCAACGCCGAAAATCCCACCATCCTGACCGATGACATCGCGCTTGTGACCATTGGCGGCAAGCGGCAATATGTCCGTTTGCACGATAAAAAGACCCTGTATTCGCCCGAACGGTCCTATGACCTGGGATATTGCAAGATTACGACCACGTCGTATGAAAAATACCTCGGTACCGACCAGAACGGCAACGAATATGGCTGGTATGTGACCTATCCGGTCGTGTCCGGCATGAGTGACAAGACCGTGCAAAGCAAAGTCAACAGCGCCATTGAGAGTTTCTTTTTGACCGGCCCCTCGGCATCGGCCCAGCGGACACCGCTGACCGGCAGCTATGGCGTGCGGCTGGTGGGACGGCTGCTCGTGGTATGGGCCGACTGCATCAGCGGTTCGGGCGATGGTGCCACTGTGTGGAACGACAATGTGGCCATCGACCTGGCCACCGGACAAACCTATTCGGTCGTGACCGATCTGTTCACCAAGGACTATGCCGATGTGGTCAAGGACCTGTTGCCCGAAGACATCCCGTTCTATCTGTTCAGCTATCCGCGCATCACCGACCGGGGTGCCAGCTTCTTCTACAACGTCCCGCAGGACAGCGCAAACGGTCAGCGTGCCCCGTCGTCCAAGGAATATGCGCTCACCTTTGACCAGCTGCGTTCGGTGATGCGTACCGACTCCGAATGCTATAAAGCGCTCAACGGCAACGCGATCGGTACGCTGGACCAGTATACCGGCTATACCGACGTGCCCGCAGGGCACTGGGCCTATGCTGCCATTCAGGCGGTGACCGAAGCCGACCTGATGCATGGCAACGATGTAAAATTTGAGCCCGATGCCGCCATTACCGGCGCTGAAGTAGCGGCCGTGATGGTGCGTTTGCTCGATATCGATACAAGCGCGATTGCGCCGCCGGATGGCGCACCCTGGTATTATGTCGAGACCACAGCCGCCCAAAAGGCCGGTCTGATGGAAGGGTTGGGCAGTCCGATCGAATATGCAGCGCCTATGACCCGGGAAGATGCCATGCAGGTTCTGGCCAATGCGCTGATGGCTCAGGGACAGAGCAAACTGACCGAAGCCGAGATTCAGACCCAGCTGGCCGCCTTTTCGGATGCCAATGAGGTATCTTCCGGCCGCCGTGCCGCCGTAGCGCTGTGCGTCAAGACCGGTCTTGTGGTCGGATCGGAAGGAAAACTCGACCCGCAGCAGACCTTTACCCGCGCACAATTTGCACAGATCCTCAGCCAGATGCTGCCCGCAGAAGATTAA
- a CDS encoding flavin reductase family protein produces MNKLDLSTLSLNPFRKLRDEWALLASGKEGDFNMMTVSWGGFGQLWRTDVCTVYVRQSRYTMEFMDKNEYYTLIFLKEGHKDALGVLGSKSGRDIDKMAGAGLTPVFTPEGCPTFAEAELTFVCRKMYKDTMPKENFLDTKAYDECYPDNDIHSMFVGEVVAVYGG; encoded by the coding sequence ATGAACAAACTGGACCTGTCGACCCTGTCTTTGAACCCCTTCCGCAAGCTGCGCGATGAATGGGCGCTGCTGGCCAGCGGCAAAGAGGGCGACTTCAATATGATGACCGTATCCTGGGGCGGCTTTGGCCAGCTCTGGCGCACCGATGTGTGCACGGTCTATGTCCGTCAGAGCCGTTATACCATGGAATTTATGGACAAAAATGAGTACTATACCCTGATTTTCCTCAAAGAAGGCCATAAGGACGCGCTGGGTGTGCTGGGCTCCAAGTCCGGCCGCGACATCGATAAGATGGCGGGAGCCGGCCTGACCCCGGTCTTTACGCCCGAAGGCTGCCCGACCTTTGCTGAGGCCGAGCTGACCTTTGTATGCCGGAAGATGTACAAGGATACCATGCCCAAGGAAAACTTCCTGGACACCAAGGCGTATGACGAGTGCTATCCGGATAACGATATCCACAGCATGTTTGTCGGCGAAGTGGTCGCCGTATATGGCGGCTAA
- a CDS encoding DNA translocase FtsK, translating to MAQPKKSTKTTKKRTSASQRAKDAAPDSYLPRPVWGLIYGVLGILVLLTLVQKDGAVLRMARTGLGSLIGYGLYVLPPALFALAALLISHRKGPVRLRGTAIGLFPILFGAMAHAMLRAGRYDLAAFGDLMESGANLKSGGLLAGTLYGVLEWAFSSIGGLLFCILLLLADVMVMFRLTPQTIYNALRPIEYEYDDEEERQKYEAPVTLPNVHELAAARKAKRQARAAFDIPIEGEDMDLPVAPEPTPSPAPAPEPIPEPESSKPDPFGDILSLLRNKPDKGGEEPIVADLPEESVSEPIHDETPPWEEDKPLSKAEQKKLEEREHAAMAAQMDASQQAPLPVYSYPRLNLLHPPARTPAGNYQAELTECSHRLVDTLQSFNIEAQIIGIVRGPTVTRFEVTIPPGTKFSRITGLSDDIALALGAMSVRIAPIPEKVAIGIEVPNKTNTMVPIYDVISSDAFQNAKSRVAFCVGKDITGAPVVGNIGKMPHLLIAGTTGSGKSVCVNSMLISLLYKSTPEEVRLIMVDPKMVELGNYNGIPHLLIPVVTDPRKAAGALNWAVGEMERRYKLFADHQVRKLEDYNALMRKKKAEQDAMPPITEGDGVPVTPVETYQTLPEIVIVIDELADLMMVAAKEVETSICRIAQKARAAGMYLIVATQRPSADVITGIMKANIPSRIAFAVASQIESRIILDTTGAEKLIGKGDMLYAPLGEGKPQRIQGCFISGEEIENVIDFIKSTSTAEYNEEILEHIEKQAEAAESGGGSLGDPSGDEDEMLMDAIDVVMDCKQASVSMLQRRLKLGYARAARIVDQMEERGIVGPFEGSKPRQILISKDEWNEMKLRRKL from the coding sequence TTGGCACAACCCAAAAAATCTACAAAAACCACCAAAAAGCGCACGAGTGCTTCGCAGCGCGCCAAGGACGCCGCACCGGACAGCTACTTGCCCCGTCCGGTCTGGGGCCTGATCTATGGCGTGCTCGGCATTCTGGTGCTGCTCACATTGGTGCAAAAGGATGGCGCGGTACTGCGCATGGCGCGCACCGGTTTGGGCAGCCTGATCGGATATGGTCTGTATGTCCTGCCGCCGGCTTTATTTGCCCTGGCCGCGCTGCTCATCAGTCACCGCAAAGGCCCCGTGCGGCTGCGCGGTACGGCGATCGGCCTGTTTCCCATCCTGTTTGGCGCCATGGCGCATGCCATGCTGCGCGCCGGACGGTATGACCTGGCCGCTTTTGGCGACCTGATGGAATCGGGCGCAAATCTGAAATCGGGCGGTTTGCTGGCTGGTACGCTGTATGGCGTCCTGGAATGGGCCTTTTCGTCCATTGGTGGCCTGCTGTTTTGTATCCTGCTGCTGCTCGCCGATGTGATGGTCATGTTTCGGCTGACCCCGCAGACCATTTATAACGCTCTGCGGCCAATCGAATATGAATATGACGACGAGGAGGAGCGCCAAAAGTACGAAGCGCCGGTTACGCTGCCCAACGTTCACGAATTGGCCGCGGCCCGCAAGGCCAAGCGGCAGGCACGGGCTGCGTTTGACATCCCGATCGAAGGGGAGGACATGGACCTGCCAGTCGCCCCGGAGCCGACACCGTCTCCGGCTCCAGCGCCCGAACCCATTCCCGAACCGGAATCCTCAAAACCCGACCCCTTCGGGGATATTTTGTCGCTGCTGCGCAATAAACCGGACAAGGGCGGGGAGGAGCCGATCGTGGCCGACCTGCCCGAGGAATCGGTATCCGAACCCATCCACGACGAAACCCCGCCGTGGGAGGAGGACAAGCCGCTGTCCAAGGCCGAACAGAAAAAGCTGGAGGAGCGCGAACATGCCGCCATGGCTGCCCAGATGGATGCCAGCCAGCAGGCGCCGCTTCCGGTATACAGTTATCCGCGGCTCAATCTGCTTCATCCGCCCGCCCGCACCCCGGCGGGCAACTACCAGGCCGAACTGACTGAATGCAGTCACCGTCTGGTCGATACCCTGCAATCGTTCAACATTGAAGCGCAGATCATCGGCATCGTGCGCGGACCGACGGTCACCCGCTTTGAAGTGACCATCCCGCCCGGAACCAAGTTCAGCCGTATCACCGGCCTGTCGGACGATATTGCACTCGCGCTCGGTGCCATGTCGGTGCGTATTGCGCCCATCCCGGAAAAGGTCGCCATTGGCATCGAGGTGCCCAACAAGACCAACACCATGGTGCCTATCTATGATGTGATTTCGTCCGATGCGTTCCAGAACGCCAAGAGCCGGGTCGCTTTCTGTGTGGGTAAGGACATCACCGGCGCGCCGGTGGTCGGCAATATCGGCAAAATGCCCCACTTGCTCATCGCCGGTACGACCGGCTCGGGTAAGTCGGTGTGCGTCAACTCCATGCTCATTTCGCTGCTGTACAAATCCACGCCTGAGGAAGTCCGCCTGATTATGGTCGACCCCAAGATGGTCGAACTGGGCAACTACAATGGCATCCCGCACCTGCTCATTCCGGTTGTGACCGACCCGCGTAAGGCGGCCGGGGCGCTCAACTGGGCGGTCGGGGAGATGGAGCGGCGTTATAAACTGTTCGCCGACCATCAGGTGCGTAAATTGGAGGACTACAACGCCCTCATGCGCAAGAAAAAGGCCGAACAGGACGCCATGCCGCCCATTACCGAGGGCGACGGCGTTCCGGTCACGCCGGTGGAAACCTACCAAACCCTGCCGGAGATCGTCATCGTTATCGACGAGCTGGCCGACCTCATGATGGTCGCCGCCAAGGAAGTCGAAACGTCCATCTGCCGCATCGCGCAGAAGGCGCGTGCCGCGGGCATGTATCTGATCGTCGCGACCCAGCGTCCGTCGGCCGACGTCATCACCGGTATCATGAAGGCCAACATCCCGTCGCGCATCGCCTTTGCGGTCGCCAGCCAGATCGAAAGCCGCATCATCCTGGATACCACGGGTGCGGAAAAGCTGATCGGCAAGGGCGATATGCTCTACGCCCCCTTGGGCGAGGGCAAGCCGCAGCGTATCCAGGGCTGCTTTATTTCGGGCGAGGAGATCGAAAACGTCATCGACTTTATCAAGTCTACGTCCACGGCCGAATATAATGAGGAGATCCTGGAACACATCGAAAAGCAGGCCGAAGCGGCCGAATCGGGCGGTGGTTCGCTGGGCGACCCGTCGGGCGACGAGGACGAAATGCTGATGGATGCCATCGATGTGGTCATGGACTGTAAACAAGCTTCGGTTTCCATGCTCCAGCGGCGGCTCAAGCTGGGCTATGCCCGCGCCGCGCGCATTGTCGACCAGATGGAGGAACGCGGCATTGTTGGCCCCTTTGAAGGCTCCAAACCGCGGCAGATCCTCATTTCCAAGGACGAATGGAACGAGATGAAGCTGCGTCGCAAATTATAA
- the acrA gene encoding acryloyl-CoA reductase electron transfer subunit beta: MAEFNNTNLADFSGVWVFCEQRQGKLQPTVLELISEARKLADDMGVEVCGLLLGGKGVGDSMAKELGAYGADKVLVCEDDLLETYTTDAYAKVICDTVMDKKPEIMLIAATNIGRDLGPRCAARLHTGLTADCTHLDVDVEKYAAFLQEASTLPQAQLDALNREDRNLKMTRPAFGGHLMATIICPRFRPQMATVRPGVLKKGVYDEAKANAVVVEKLAVSLSDADLQTKVTEIVKEAKELVDLTGADVVVSVGRGISKDVEGGIKLAEQLAAEFGGVVGGSRAAIDSGWLSADHQVGQTGKTVHPKLYVALGISGAIQHKAGMQDSECIVAVNKSDSAPIFDVADYGICGDLFKVVPMMIEAVKEAKASK, from the coding sequence ATGGCTGAATTTAACAACACCAACCTGGCCGATTTTTCCGGCGTATGGGTATTTTGTGAGCAGCGCCAGGGCAAGCTGCAGCCGACCGTACTGGAGCTGATCTCGGAGGCTCGCAAGCTGGCCGACGACATGGGCGTAGAAGTATGCGGCCTGCTGCTGGGCGGCAAGGGCGTAGGCGACAGCATGGCGAAGGAACTGGGCGCATATGGCGCTGACAAGGTTCTGGTATGCGAAGACGACCTGCTGGAAACCTACACCACCGATGCATATGCAAAGGTCATCTGCGACACGGTTATGGACAAGAAGCCGGAGATCATGCTGATCGCGGCAACCAACATCGGTCGTGACCTGGGCCCGCGTTGCGCAGCTCGTCTGCACACCGGCCTGACCGCAGACTGCACCCATCTGGACGTAGACGTAGAGAAGTACGCTGCATTCCTGCAGGAAGCATCCACTCTGCCGCAGGCACAGCTGGACGCTCTGAATCGTGAAGACCGCAACCTGAAGATGACCCGTCCGGCATTCGGCGGTCACCTGATGGCAACCATCATCTGCCCGCGTTTCCGCCCGCAGATGGCAACCGTTCGTCCGGGCGTTCTGAAGAAGGGCGTATACGACGAAGCAAAGGCAAACGCTGTTGTCGTTGAGAAGCTGGCTGTTTCCCTGTCGGATGCAGACCTGCAGACCAAGGTAACCGAGATCGTGAAGGAAGCCAAGGAACTGGTTGACCTGACCGGCGCTGACGTCGTTGTATCGGTAGGCCGTGGTATCTCCAAGGACGTAGAAGGCGGCATCAAGCTGGCTGAGCAGCTGGCAGCAGAGTTCGGCGGCGTTGTCGGCGGCTCTCGTGCAGCCATCGACTCTGGCTGGCTGTCTGCTGACCATCAGGTTGGCCAGACCGGTAAGACCGTACATCCGAAGCTGTATGTTGCTCTGGGTATCTCCGGTGCGATCCAGCACAAGGCTGGCATGCAGGATTCCGAGTGCATCGTAGCCGTGAACAAGTCTGATTCGGCTCCGATCTTCGACGTAGCAGACTACGGCATCTGCGGCGACCTGTTCAAGGTTGTTCCGATGATGATCGAGGCTGTTAAGGAAGCTAAGGCATCCAAGTAA
- the acrB gene encoding acryloyl-CoA reductase electron transfer subunit gamma, with amino-acid sequence MKVIVCVKQVPDTSGKVAVNPDGTLNRASMATIINPDDKNAVEAALTLKDNTGCEVVVVTMGPPPAEGMLRELLAMGADRGVLVSAREFGGSDTFATSQILAAAIKKIGLEADDLVLCGRQAIDGDTAQVGSQIAEKLNIPQISYAADIKKDGAKVTVKRMLEDGYMPIETQTPCLLTCIKELNEPRYMSVGGIFDCYNKPVDVYDYNTLKDDPLIELDTIGLKGSPTNIFKSFTPPQKGQGRMLEGADKNTCAELAAELLKKHII; translated from the coding sequence ATGAAAGTAATCGTTTGTGTAAAGCAGGTACCGGACACCTCCGGTAAGGTAGCGGTAAATCCGGACGGCACGCTGAACCGTGCATCGATGGCAACGATCATCAACCCGGACGACAAGAACGCCGTAGAAGCAGCGCTGACCCTGAAGGACAACACCGGCTGTGAAGTTGTTGTTGTAACCATGGGTCCCCCGCCGGCAGAAGGCATGCTGCGTGAGCTGCTGGCAATGGGTGCAGACCGTGGCGTGCTGGTATCGGCACGTGAGTTCGGCGGTTCGGACACCTTTGCAACCTCCCAGATCCTGGCTGCTGCAATCAAGAAGATCGGTCTGGAAGCAGACGACCTGGTACTGTGCGGCCGTCAGGCAATCGACGGCGACACCGCTCAGGTAGGTTCGCAGATCGCTGAAAAGCTGAACATCCCGCAGATCTCCTACGCTGCCGACATCAAGAAGGACGGCGCAAAGGTAACGGTAAAGCGTATGCTGGAAGACGGCTACATGCCCATCGAGACCCAGACTCCGTGCCTGCTGACCTGCATCAAGGAGCTCAACGAGCCCCGTTACATGTCGGTTGGCGGTATCTTCGACTGCTACAACAAGCCGGTCGACGTATATGACTACAACACCCTGAAGGATGATCCGCTGATCGAGCTGGACACCATCGGCCTGAAGGGTTCTCCCACCAACATCTTCAAGTCGTTCACCCCGCCGCAGAAGGGCCAGGGCCGCATGCTGGAAGGCGCGGACAAGAACACCTGCGCAGAGCTGGCTGCTGAACTGCTGAAGAAGCACATCATCTAA
- a CDS encoding acyl-CoA dehydrogenase, with translation MDFRLTKQQEMMQKLCREFAVNEIEPIAAEIDEQERYPIETVEKLRKYGLMGIQFPKELGGSGGDTICYSIAIEEASKFCGTTGCILSSHATLGAWPIFKYGTPEQKEKWLRPLIDGHKTGAFGLTEPNAGTDSAAQQTVAVKQEDGTWLINGSKVFITGGGVADTYVIFAMTDKSKGNHGISAFIVDKDDPGFKIGKIEHKMGIRGSQTSELIFEDMKLPADRLLGKENGGFKIAMTTLDGGRIGIASQALGLAQGALDKAVQYMKERVQFGRSLDKFQGLQWMVADMATKIDAARLLVRRAAFNKDHDLPYTKEAAMAKLFAAEVAMDVTTKCVQIYGGYGYIREYPMERMMRDAKITEIYEGTSQVQRMVIAREVLKK, from the coding sequence ATGGATTTTAGGCTTACAAAACAGCAGGAAATGATGCAGAAGCTCTGCCGTGAGTTTGCGGTAAACGAGATCGAGCCGATCGCGGCTGAGATCGACGAGCAGGAGCGTTACCCGATCGAGACGGTTGAAAAGCTCCGCAAGTACGGTCTGATGGGCATTCAGTTCCCGAAGGAACTGGGCGGCTCCGGCGGCGACACCATCTGCTACTCGATCGCAATCGAAGAAGCATCCAAGTTCTGCGGCACCACCGGTTGTATCCTGTCGTCCCACGCAACTCTGGGCGCATGGCCGATCTTCAAGTACGGCACCCCGGAGCAGAAGGAAAAGTGGCTCCGTCCTCTGATCGACGGCCATAAGACCGGTGCATTCGGTCTGACCGAACCCAATGCCGGTACCGACTCGGCAGCTCAGCAGACCGTTGCTGTTAAGCAGGAAGACGGCACCTGGCTGATCAACGGCTCCAAGGTATTCATCACCGGCGGTGGCGTTGCTGATACATATGTAATCTTCGCAATGACCGATAAGTCCAAGGGCAACCATGGTATTTCGGCATTCATCGTTGATAAGGATGACCCGGGCTTCAAGATCGGTAAGATCGAGCATAAGATGGGTATCCGCGGCTCCCAGACCTCGGAGCTGATCTTTGAAGACATGAAGCTCCCGGCAGACCGTCTGCTCGGTAAGGAAAACGGCGGCTTCAAGATCGCTATGACCACCCTGGACGGCGGCCGTATCGGTATCGCTTCTCAGGCACTGGGTCTGGCACAGGGCGCTCTGGACAAGGCTGTTCAGTACATGAAGGAGCGCGTACAGTTCGGCCGCAGCCTGGATAAGTTCCAGGGCCTGCAGTGGATGGTAGCCGACATGGCCACCAAGATCGACGCAGCTCGTCTGCTCGTTCGCCGCGCTGCTTTCAATAAGGACCATGACCTTCCGTACACCAAGGAAGCGGCTATGGCAAAGCTGTTCGCAGCAGAAGTTGCTATGGACGTTACCACCAAGTGCGTACAGATCTACGGTGGTTACGGTTACATCCGTGAGTACCCGATGGAACGCATGATGCGCGACGCAAAGATCACCGAAATTTACGAGGGCACTTCCCAGGTACAGCGTATGGTTATCGCCCGCGAGGTTCTCAAGAAGTAA
- a CDS encoding GntR family transcriptional regulator gives MNWKFTDDRPIWVQLTEQLTLRIVSGEYEPGGALPSVRALAAEAGVNPNTMQRALAELENQGLAETRRTAGRTVTENLELIQNTRRKLAFGRIDAFLASMRALGYTDEQTRSLIAQWEKEDKS, from the coding sequence ATGAATTGGAAGTTTACCGATGACCGGCCGATCTGGGTCCAGCTGACCGAACAGCTCACCCTGCGCATCGTATCGGGCGAATACGAACCAGGCGGCGCTTTGCCGTCGGTGCGGGCACTGGCCGCCGAAGCGGGTGTCAACCCCAATACCATGCAGCGCGCGCTTGCCGAACTGGAAAATCAGGGGCTCGCCGAAACTCGGCGCACCGCGGGGCGGACGGTGACCGAAAACTTGGAGCTCATCCAAAACACGCGGCGCAAACTGGCGTTTGGCCGCATCGATGCCTTCCTGGCATCCATGCGCGCACTCGGCTACACCGATGAGCAGACACGCTCGCTCATCGCACAATGGGAAAAGGAGGATAAATCATGA